Proteins co-encoded in one Capnocytophaga ochracea DSM 7271 genomic window:
- a CDS encoding cell division ATP-binding protein FtsE, whose product MEEPVLDLKEVSVYQKNTLILSNVNLTIGKGELVYLIGKTGSGKSSLIKLLYGDLPLTKGQGKVVGFNLNKLTEDEIPLLRRKLGVVFQDFKLLTDRSVHDNLAFVLKATGWTDKAKIQQRIEEVLAKVKMQNTGFKFPHELSGGEQQRIAIARALLNNPELILADEPTGNLDPETSVEVMQVLKEINASGRTILMATHDYALILKFPSKTLKCDGERIFEVVQRRV is encoded by the coding sequence ATGGAAGAACCAGTATTAGATTTAAAAGAAGTATCAGTATATCAAAAGAATACCCTCATTCTCTCCAATGTAAATCTCACCATTGGGAAAGGTGAATTAGTGTACCTTATCGGCAAAACAGGGTCAGGAAAGAGTAGCTTAATCAAGTTGCTCTACGGCGATTTACCCCTTACCAAAGGACAAGGAAAAGTCGTAGGTTTCAACCTAAATAAACTCACCGAAGACGAAATCCCTCTGCTCCGCCGTAAACTAGGAGTCGTATTCCAAGATTTCAAACTGCTTACCGATAGAAGCGTGCACGATAATCTCGCTTTTGTGCTGAAAGCTACCGGATGGACTGATAAAGCAAAAATACAACAACGCATAGAAGAGGTACTTGCAAAAGTAAAAATGCAGAATACGGGTTTTAAGTTCCCTCACGAGCTATCAGGAGGCGAACAACAACGCATAGCTATCGCACGTGCCTTGCTCAACAACCCCGAACTCATCTTAGCCGATGAACCCACAGGTAACTTAGACCCCGAGACTAGCGTAGAAGTAATGCAAGTTCTCAAAGAAATCAACGCCTCGGGACGAACCATACTGATGGCAACTCACGACTATGCCCTCATTCTCAAGTTCCCTTCCAAAACCCTAAAATGCGATGGCGAACGCATCTTTGAGGTTGTACAGAGAAGGGTATAA